The Vibrio coralliirubri DNA window ATTGAACAACCTCACCTGCGGTAAACCAACCTAAGTCGACCATATAACTGTTTTCACTCATATCACCGATACCGACTAATGCAACATCGGCTTTTCGAGCGAGATCTAGGGTCTGCTTAACGGTGCTGTTTTCCATGAATGCGGTTTTTTGCGCTTTATTCTCGGCATAAGCAGGCGCGTACAAGGTTTCAGAAGATCCACCGTACTTTTTGGCTAACTGCCTGCATATATGGTCGGCATTAAACATACCACCTCTTGGGTGAATACCGCCGATACCACACACGAATTTGCAGTCTCGTGGCGTAATGACACCAGTGTGGTGAGCAACAGACGATACGTTTCGCCCTTGTCCTACTGTCACCACCATGCCGTTTTTCAGTGTACTGGTAAGATAGTTAGACACTAAACCAGCAACCTGTAATCGCTGCTTCTCTTCATTTGGTTGATCTAGTGCCACAAGTGCTCGCTTCACACCAAATCGTTCGATCAAACGTTGCTCGATCTTCGCACTAAAGACAGGGTGGTATTTCACGGTTATCTCAACAATGCCCTCATCTCTGGCTTGCTTGAGCATTCGACCAACCTTTGCACGAGAGATAGAGTACTTTTTAGATATCTCTTCTTGCGTGGCACCATCTTGATAATAAGCAACCGCTACTTCAGTGAGGAGATCAGTGTTTTCTTCGGAAACATCTTGGATATTCTTACTCATATATCACTCAACCAATATTTAACAATTATTTTACCTGCTTGAAGAACAAATGTTCGATGCTTAAGCAAGTGATACACAAGTTTACACCCCGAACATATGTAACAGCAAGGTACATTTGCTCATCGTCATAACCATGGTTTTGTTGTTGATTAATTCACCTCACTTTGCTCGTTAAACGTTTGCTTGCATACCCCATGATTACTAGAGCGAAATATATTTGACTGAAGTCACCATACAGCACTATTTACCGTTGACTTTGGGGCTAGATCGGATAAATATGGCTACATCATTTACTCATCGAGCGATCAAATGTTCTGTGCAAATGTTCGTTCGGAGAAAAATTTAAATTAATGTAAGTTTGGCTCACTGGTACAACCATTGAGAACTTCATTAGTTAGCTTGCAAATGCCCACACCTCTCCCATTAACGAGGTGTTATGCGATACATAGGATGATCAAAATGAGCAATAAATTAGAGCAACTTCGTAAACTAACAACTGTTGTAGCTGACACTGGCGATATCGAAGCTATCAGCAAGTACACTCCTGAAGATGCAACAACTAACCCATCTCTAATTCTTAAAGCTGCTCAAATTGCTGAGTACGCTCCTCTAATCGATGCTTCTATCGAATACGCAAAAGCGCAAAGCGGTGATAAAGCACAGCAAGTTCAAGATACTTGCGACATGCTTAACGTGAACATCGGTAAAGAAATCCTGAAAGTTGTACCTGGCCGTATCTCTACTGAAGTAGATGCTCGTCTTTCTTACGACATGGAAGGCAGCGTTGCTAAAGCTCGTCAACTTATCAAAATGTACAACGACGCTGGCATCACTAACGACCGTATCCTTATCAAACTGGCTTCTACTTGGGAAGGCATCCGTGCTGCTGAAATCCTAGAGAAAGAAGGCATCAACTGTAACCTAACGCTTCTATTCTCTTTCGCTCAAGCTCGTGCTTGTGCTGAAGCTGGCGTATTCCTAATCTCTCCTTTCGTAGGTCGCATCATGGACTGGTACAAAGCGAAAGAAGGTCGTGATTTCGAAGCTTCAGAAGATCCAGGTGTAATCTCTGTTTCAGATATCTACAACTACTACAAAGACCACGGTTACAAAACTGTTGTTATGGGCGCAAGCTTCCGTAACATCGGCGAGATCCTAGAACTTGCTGGTTGTGACCGTCTAACTATCGCTCCTCAACTTCTAGCTGACCTAGAAGCTGCAGAAGGCGAAGTAGTAGAGAAGCTTATCGACTCTAACGGTACTAAAGAGCGTCCAGCAGCGATGACTCACGCTGAGTTCCTATGGGACCACAACCAAGATGCAATGGCTGTTGAGAAACTGGCTGAAGGCATCCGCAACTTCGCCGTTGACCAAGGCAAACTAGAAGACATGATCGCAGCTAAGCTGTAATCACTCTTACCAAATTCAAATAGGGGAACGTTCAGTTCCCCTACTTTTATCAATTTTGTTTTTCTTAATTTTTATTCGGAAGTTCTTATGAATCGCAAACATCTAGCTAACGCTATTCGTGCTCTAAGCATGGACGGCGTACAACAAGCAAACTCTGGTCACCCAGGCGCACCTATGGGTATGGCTGACATCGCTGAAGTACTTTGGCGTTCTCACCTAAACCACAACCCAGCAAACCCAGAGTGGGCTGACCGCGACCGTTTTATCCTGTCTAACGGCCACGGCTCAATGCTGATTTACTCTCTGCTTCACCTAGCAGGTTACGAGCTTTCAATTGAAGATCTTAAGAACTTCCGTCAACTGCACTCTAAGACTCCAGGTCACCCAGAGTACGGCTACGCACCAGGCATCGAAACAACGACTGGTCCTCTAGGTCAAGGCATCACTAACGCTGTTGGTATGGCTATGGCTGAGAAAGCGCTAGCTGCACAGTTCAACAAAGAAGGCCACGACATCGTAGACCACTACACTTATGCATTCATGGGTGATGGCTGTCTGATGGAAGGTATTTCTCACGAAGCATGTTCTCTAGCAGGTACGCTTGGTCTTGGTAAGCTGGTTGCTTTCTGGGATGACAACGGTATCTCTATCGATGGCGAAGTTGAAGGTTGGTTCTCTGACGATACACCTAAGCGTTTTGAAGCTTACGGCTGGCACGTAATCCCAGCGGTAGATGGACACAACTCTGACGCTATCAACGCAGCGATTGAAGCGGCTAAAGCAGACCCTCGCCCTACTCTAATCTGTACTAAAACAGTAATTGGCTTTGGTTCTCCAAACAAAGCAGGTACGCACGACTGTCACGGTGCACCACTAGGCGCTGAAGAAATTGCAGCAACACGTAAAGAATTAGGTTGGGAGCACGGTCCTTTTGAAATTCCGTCGGAAGTTTACTCAGAGTGGGATGCGAAAGAAGCAGGCGCAGCTAAGGAAGCAGCGTGGAACGAGAAACTTGCAGCTTATGAAGCAGCATACCCTGAGCTGGCAGCTGAATTCAAACGCCGCGTAAACGGTGACCTACCAGCTGAGTGGGAAGAGAAAGCATCGGCAATCATCGCTGATCTTCAAGCTAACCCAGCAAACATCGCATCACGTAAAGCATCTCAAAATGCTCTAGAAGCGTTCGGTGCTATGCTACCTGAATTCATGGGCGGCTCTGCTGACCTTGCGCCTTCTAACCTAACTATGTGGTCTGGTTCTAAGTCTCTTGAAGCAAACGACTTCTCTGGTAACTACATCCACTACGGTGTACGTGAATTCGGTATGACGGCTATCATGAACGGTATCGCTCTGCACGGTGGTTTCGTACCATACGGCGCAACGTTCCTAATGTTCATGGAATACGCTCGTAACGCTATGCGTATGGCTGCTCTGATGAAAACTCAGAACATCCAAGTTTACACGCACGACTCTATCGGTCTTGGCGAAGATGGTCCAACTCACCAACCAGTTGAGCAGATCGCTTCTCTACGTCTGACTCCAAACATGAGCACATGGCGTCCATGTGACCAAGTTGAGTCTGCTGTTGCTTGGAAACTGGCAATCGAACGCAAAGATGGTCCTTCTGCACTTATCTTCTCTCGTCAAAACCTTGCACAGCAAGATCGTGACGCTGAGCAAGTAGCAAACATCGCTAAGGGTGGTTACATCCTGAAAGATTGCGCTGGTAAGCCAGAGCTAATCATCATTGCAACTGGTTCTGAAGTTGAGCTAGCGGTTAGCGCTGCGGCTGAACTAACAGCTGAAGGTAAAGCGGTACGCGTAGTATCTATGCCTGCAACTGACGCATTCGACAAGCAAGATGCGCAGTACCGCGAGTCTGTACTTCCATCTGACGTTACCGCACGTATCGCAGTAGAAGCTGGCATCGCTGACTTCTGGTACAAGTACGTTGGTTTCGGTGGCAAGATCATCGGTATGACAACGTTCGGCGAATCTGCACCAGCAGGCGAGCTATTCAAGATGTTCGGTTTCACTACTGAAAACGTAGTAAACACAGCGAAAGAGCTTCTAGCTTAATCTTGAATACATTGTCTTGCCCTTAAATGGGTTGATGCATACAGAAAGCCCCGCATGAAAATGCGGGGCTTTTTTTGTCACTTATTTCTCATTCGAGTTTGAATCTAACGGCTATTTTTCTTCGAAACGCTTCGCCAGTTGGTAGAACTCATTGACTTGTTCTTTTAGCTCTGTGGAGTGGTCTTTCACAGAATGCGTTGCCACTAAGTTTTGTTCTGCGGTCGAGGCGATGGACTGCATATGCAGGTTGACTTCACTCGACAGCTCACGTTGCTTATGAGCAGAACTTTCAACAGACTGCATGAGTTCATTCATGGATTGCATTAGGTTTTCGACTTCCGACAAGCGCTCTGCACTCACCTTCGCAACATCACCACACGCGTCCGTTTGCTCTCGGTTCGCCAGAATATCTTTCTGCCACCCTTCAATCGTCGTTAGCATTGTATCGATGCTCTCTTTGATCTGAACCGTAGCCTTTGAGGTTCGACCCGACAACGCACGCACTTCGTCTGCAACGACAGCAAAGCCTCGTCCTTGCTCACCCGCTCTCGCCGCTTCAATCGCAGCGTTAAGGGCCAACAAGTTGGTTTGTTCGGCGATTCCACCAATCTCTTCCATTATCTTACTTACGCTCTGCGCTTGGTCGCTCAGTTGGTAAGTCGTTTGAGTCGCCTTTTCGGCCTGAGAAGCTAGGCTCTCTAAGTTTTGATGAGTTTGATTAATACTCTCTTTAGCGCCAGCACAGGTTTGCAAAGTCACATCGACAATCTGGTGCGCTTCTTCTGTACGAGAAGAGACCTCATTGGCGGTGACTTCAACCTCTTCAGTCGCCTCTCGTACTTGAAGAATGTCTTTTGTTTGTTGATCTAAGGCTTCTGATACTTCAAATGACGTGGCATTCAGGTTGTCAGCCAAATCTTGTAACGGCTTGGCAGAGTCTGTCATACGACCTAATACGGTGCGGATTCGTGCAGACAATAACTTTAAGTGAAAATCGGCCACAGAGAACTGACTATTACCTGAATAGACAAGGCGACTGACACTATCGAATTTCGATTGCAGCTTTTTCAACTGCAGTGGAGTATCTATCAACTCTTGTCGGAAAAGCAGAACTAATGCTGAAACAGGAAGTAGGCTCAACAACCATTGGGATACTTGCCCAACTTCGATAAGATTTGAAACCAGAGGCGCAGCCAAAGAACCTAACAACACGGCGTAACGAACACTGTCACTGATCTTTAAGGACCATTGACGACCCGACTTTTCAGCCTTCAAGAGGCCTTGGTAAGCCTTGTCTGCAACTTGTATCCATTCATTCTTTGGCTTAACACGAACAGATTGGTAGCCACTCACCTTACCATTGTCGTAAATCGGAGTTACGTAAGCATCGACCCAATAAAACCCACCGGATTTGGTTTTGTTTTTTACGATGCCACGCCACGCTTTACCTTGCTTTAGGTTAACCCACATATCAGCAAAAGCGGCTTTCGGCATATCGTTATGCCTTACAATATTGTGGTGTTGCCCTAGCAATTCTTGTTGGCTATATTCCGCTATACGACAAAAAGCATCATTACTGTACGTAATCACGCCTTTTAAGTCAGTGGTAGAGACAAGTTGTTCGTTTTCGCTGAGAAGCGTTTCACGAGATTGAGTAGATGAGCTGACAGTCATTATATTAACTTAGGTTAATTATTATTTTAGGCGAGGAATATATACAATTATTAAAGTTATGACAAAATGTGAACGTCACATTTTGTGTAAATGCCTGCTATTTATACAAATATTAGCTAAGTACCTCACAAAGCTAATAACTTCACATATCTTCTCAAGCTAACAGTCATGACTCATCTAAGTTTACTGCAGTGGTAAATTTCACGGTTCTCATTGAGACAGAGGTATGGAATTTGCGAATATTCAGATCTTTGCGCAGTACTCGCTCCACAAAGTCTTCGTAAGCTTGAATGTCTTTGAGGCTTTGTTGCGTAATTAAATTTAGAGATAGAGCCAACCCGTTTCGCTTGTTTCTTAGTCAATACGACAAGTTTCAGGCATACCTAACCCAGTAAGCTTGTTCAACGCTTTTATCATCGCGTAAGTTTCACCCACCTGGGCATTGTAATTTCTTAAGCTCAGTTTCCCTCCTAGCAACTGTTTAACTCGATACATCGCTGTTTCTGAGAGTGAACGTTTGTGGTATCCATACCGCTCTTTCCAATACTTATTTGAGTCGTATAATTTCTGGCAACCCACGGCGAAATTTCGAGGGTGACCACGCTCCCAGAAGGCAGCCCCTTCTCTTGGGGGAATAAGCGCAATAGCTCCCTTAATCTTAATAGCAGCGTGACACGCTCTCGTGTCGTAAGCGCCATCACCAGACACCTCAAGGATACTTCGGCGTGTTTGTTTCAGTAAGTTCGG harbors:
- a CDS encoding sugar-binding transcriptional regulator: MSKNIQDVSEENTDLLTEVAVAYYQDGATQEEISKKYSISRAKVGRMLKQARDEGIVEITVKYHPVFSAKIEQRLIERFGVKRALVALDQPNEEKQRLQVAGLVSNYLTSTLKNGMVVTVGQGRNVSSVAHHTGVITPRDCKFVCGIGGIHPRGGMFNADHICRQLAKKYGGSSETLYAPAYAENKAQKTAFMENSTVKQTLDLARKADVALVGIGDMSENSYMVDLGWFTAGEVVQSRLLQGVVGDFAGYDFFDVHGKTANTVMSDRVIGLALEEFRPIAEVIAIAAENSKPLALLGALRTGVVDVIATSVSNALTVLNLDEQLSVNKPNGSES
- the tal gene encoding transaldolase — its product is MSNKLEQLRKLTTVVADTGDIEAISKYTPEDATTNPSLILKAAQIAEYAPLIDASIEYAKAQSGDKAQQVQDTCDMLNVNIGKEILKVVPGRISTEVDARLSYDMEGSVAKARQLIKMYNDAGITNDRILIKLASTWEGIRAAEILEKEGINCNLTLLFSFAQARACAEAGVFLISPFVGRIMDWYKAKEGRDFEASEDPGVISVSDIYNYYKDHGYKTVVMGASFRNIGEILELAGCDRLTIAPQLLADLEAAEGEVVEKLIDSNGTKERPAAMTHAEFLWDHNQDAMAVEKLAEGIRNFAVDQGKLEDMIAAKL
- the tkt gene encoding transketolase; the protein is MNRKHLANAIRALSMDGVQQANSGHPGAPMGMADIAEVLWRSHLNHNPANPEWADRDRFILSNGHGSMLIYSLLHLAGYELSIEDLKNFRQLHSKTPGHPEYGYAPGIETTTGPLGQGITNAVGMAMAEKALAAQFNKEGHDIVDHYTYAFMGDGCLMEGISHEACSLAGTLGLGKLVAFWDDNGISIDGEVEGWFSDDTPKRFEAYGWHVIPAVDGHNSDAINAAIEAAKADPRPTLICTKTVIGFGSPNKAGTHDCHGAPLGAEEIAATRKELGWEHGPFEIPSEVYSEWDAKEAGAAKEAAWNEKLAAYEAAYPELAAEFKRRVNGDLPAEWEEKASAIIADLQANPANIASRKASQNALEAFGAMLPEFMGGSADLAPSNLTMWSGSKSLEANDFSGNYIHYGVREFGMTAIMNGIALHGGFVPYGATFLMFMEYARNAMRMAALMKTQNIQVYTHDSIGLGEDGPTHQPVEQIASLRLTPNMSTWRPCDQVESAVAWKLAIERKDGPSALIFSRQNLAQQDRDAEQVANIAKGGYILKDCAGKPELIIIATGSEVELAVSAAAELTAEGKAVRVVSMPATDAFDKQDAQYRESVLPSDVTARIAVEAGIADFWYKYVGFGGKIIGMTTFGESAPAGELFKMFGFTTENVVNTAKELLA
- a CDS encoding methyl-accepting chemotaxis protein, whose product is MTVSSSTQSRETLLSENEQLVSTTDLKGVITYSNDAFCRIAEYSQQELLGQHHNIVRHNDMPKAAFADMWVNLKQGKAWRGIVKNKTKSGGFYWVDAYVTPIYDNGKVSGYQSVRVKPKNEWIQVADKAYQGLLKAEKSGRQWSLKISDSVRYAVLLGSLAAPLVSNLIEVGQVSQWLLSLLPVSALVLLFRQELIDTPLQLKKLQSKFDSVSRLVYSGNSQFSVADFHLKLLSARIRTVLGRMTDSAKPLQDLADNLNATSFEVSEALDQQTKDILQVREATEEVEVTANEVSSRTEEAHQIVDVTLQTCAGAKESINQTHQNLESLASQAEKATQTTYQLSDQAQSVSKIMEEIGGIAEQTNLLALNAAIEAARAGEQGRGFAVVADEVRALSGRTSKATVQIKESIDTMLTTIEGWQKDILANREQTDACGDVAKVSAERLSEVENLMQSMNELMQSVESSAHKQRELSSEVNLHMQSIASTAEQNLVATHSVKDHSTELKEQVNEFYQLAKRFEEK